A genomic window from Blastococcus saxobsidens DD2 includes:
- a CDS encoding type II secretion system protein E: protein MLRSVASPPFWVTGPDRVFIARRDRSQLTSTILAFGELTDLVERMLRKSGRRVDISTPFANATIPGRSPPDAVIPDITSG, encoded by the coding sequence ATGCTTCGCAGCGTGGCGTCGCCGCCGTTCTGGGTTACCGGGCCTGACCGGGTGTTCATCGCCCGGCGCGACCGCAGCCAGCTCACGTCGACGATCCTCGCGTTCGGCGAACTGACCGACCTGGTCGAGCGGATGCTTCGGAAGTCCGGACGGCGGGTCGACATAAGCACGCCCTTCGCCAACGCGACGATACCCGGCCGCTCGCCGCCGGACGCCGTGATCCCGGACATTACCTCCGGGTGA